AATGGCAAATATTCAAGCGTGATCAAGCCTCTCGTGTCTTATGCTCCGAATCTTGCTGAATTGCAGCATGAAATGTCCGACGCCTCTCTGATCTATGGAGCCAAGTTCCTTTGATCCGAGCTTGCCCAGCATTCGCTTGCTGCAGACATGGATTCGTGAAAAGAAAATTCTTAGTCTTGAATTATCCGAGGGACGTCGGCTGATTGGAGTGCTGATCTGGCAAGACCAACATTGTTTGGCGCTGCAACCCTCTGATTCTGATGACCCGGTTTTGATCAGTCGTTCCGCCATGCTGCTGGTCCGGCCTTTGCCCCGAGGCCTTTGAAAACAGCATTTGTGTCACGATCTGTCCAAATGGTCCTTTGCCGTGACGGCTTTCTCGTCCCCATCCTCCAACGCAGCCTCTTCGGCCACTGATCGCTATCAACCCCTTGCGCTCGAAGAGAGATGGCAAGCGCTTTGGAAGGAACAGCGTCTCTATGAAACGCAGGACCCGAAGCCAGGCCAGCGAGCCTTTTATGCGTTGTCGATGTTTCCTTATCCCTCGGGAACGCTTCATATGGGCCATGTCCGTAATTACGTGATTACGGATGTGATTGCACGGGTGCAACGGATGCGGGGTGATGCAGTGCTTCATCCCATGGGGTGGGATGCCTTTGGTTTACCCGCTGAAAATGCCGCAATCGAACGGAAGATCGAACCAGGTGTTTGGACAGACAGCAATATTGCTCAGATGCGAGGCCAGTTGGGTCGCCTGGGGTTATCGATCGATTGGGATCGCGAAGTAGCAACGTGCCATAGCGATTACTACCGTTGGACGCAATGGCTGTTCCTGGAACTGCATGCCGGCGGACTTGCCTATCAAAAAGATGCCACTGTCAATTGGGATCCCGTTGATCAAACGGTGCTCGCAAATGAGCAAGTGGATGCGGATGGTCGCTCCTGGCGTTCTGGAGCGTTGGTGGAAAAACGGGACTTGCGCCAATGGTTTTTACGCATCACGGATTACGCCGATGCCCTACTTGATGATCTCGATCAACTTCAGGGCTGGCCTGAACGTGTCCGCACAATGCAAGCCAATTGGATTGGCCGTTCCATTGGTGCGGAGATCGATTTCCAAGTGGAAGCCCATCCAGGCACTTCAATCACCGTTTTCACAACGCGACCAGACACATTGTTTGGAGTGAGCTATCTAGTTTTAGCTCCTGATCATGCCCTTGTTGATCAACTCACCACAAGTGAAGAACGCATTTCGGTGACTGCATTCAGGGATCTCATGGCTGAACTGAGTCAAGATGAGCGAACGTCTGATGATCAACCAAAACGAGGAGTTCCTACAGGTGCTGTTGCTATCAATCCAGCCAATGGGAAATCGATTCCCATCTGGATTGCTGACTATGTGCTGGCCGATTACGGAACAGGCGCTGTCATGGGTGTACCAGCCCATGACGTTCGAGATTTCTCATTCGCTCGACAACATGAATTACCTGTTCAAAGAGTGATTGAAGTTTCAGGTACCAATGAACATGTTAATGACGGTGAAGCCTGGGCAGGACCAGGCACCCTGATTCATAGTGCTGGCTTCAGTGGTTTAAGCAATGATGAGGCTAAAACTGCGATTACCAATCATGGGGCCGAAAACGGTTGGGCTCGGGCTAAGCGTCAATACAGACTTCGAGATTGGCTGATCTCTAGGCAAAGATATTGGGGGTGTCCAATTCCAATCATTCATTGTGATGATTGTGGGGCTGTTCCGGTTCCCCGCGATCAGCTTCCTGTGGAATTGCCAACTGGAATTGATCTGAAAGGAGCTGGAGGATCACCACTCGCTCGTGCGGAGGATTGGGTCAGTGTCACCTGTCCTAAATGTGGAAAACCAGCTCGGCGTGAGACCGACACGATGGACACCTTTATGTGTTCATCGTGGTATTACCTTCGATTTGCCGATCCTCATAATCGAGATCTTCCATTTAATGCAACTTCTGTGAATCGCTGGTTGCCGGTAAAGCAGTATGTGGGGGGAATTGAACATGCAATTCTTCACTTATTGTATGCGCGTTTTTTTACTAAGGCATTAAATGATCGTGATTTACTGCAAACAAAGGAACCCTTTGAACGTTTGCTAACGCAAGGCATGGTGCAGGGCACCACCTACCGCAATCCAAGAACTGGTCGTTATATCTCCCCGGCGGCGGTCAAAGACGAATCCAATCCCCTCGATCCGGATGATGGTGGACCGTTAGAAGTTTTGTTTGAAAAAATGTCCAAGTCGAAGCACAACGGTGTGGATCCTGCCGCTGTGATCGATCGTTATGGCGCCGATACTGCTCGGATGTTCATTCTTTTCAAAGCGCCTCCTGAAAAGGATTTGGAATGGGATGACGCTGATGTAGAGGGCCAATTCCGTTTCTTGCAGCGTCTTTGGCGTTTGGTTGATTCGGAGGTCAACCATGACGGAGTCTCCCCTGCAACGGGCGAATCAGACAGTGACATTCGTCGTGCTGTGCATCAGGCCATTAAGGCCGTTAGCGAGGATCTCAGCGATGACTTTCAGTTCAACACAGCGATTTCAGAGCTGATGAAGCTCAGCAACTCCCTTTCCTCTGGCTTGGCGCAAGCCTCGCCTGGCGTTCGGCAGGAAGCGATGTCAGCTCTTGTGCGCTTATTGGCGCCATTTGCACCGCATCTGGCCGAGGAGTTTTGGCAACGACTCGGCGGTGAAGACAGTGTTCACTGTCAGCCATGGCCTGACCATGACCCAGAGGCCTTGGTCTTGGCGTCCATTGAAGTGGTAATTCAGGTCAAAGGAAAGGTACGGGGATCGATGTCCGTAGCCGCTGACTGCAGCAAGGAAGAACTAGAGAGGTTGGCTCTTGCCAGTGATGTGGCCCAACGCTGGCTTGAAGGCAAGCCCCCTAGACGAGTGATTGTGGTTCCAGGAAAGCTCGTCAACCTGGTGCCGAGCTCCTAACCGTTCAGCCTTTGCTGAAGCGCATTGATGCTGGATGATCCCAGCTTCCCTGTGCCACGTATCCACGATTGTTGCCAGTGAGATGCCGCAGGATCCAGAAAATGGCCTCATCGGTGCCTGACCCAATGGCCTTTTGGATTTCCACGGCAGATCTGGACACTCCGTCGGAAAGGACCTCCTCCACTTGTTTTTGCAAATTGAGAATGGCAGCAGCGGCTTTTTTGCCCGCTTCGACTCCTGGCTGGTGATAGGCATTCACATTGACCAATTCTCCGTATAAACCAACGGCCCGCTCAAACAAGGCGATCAGCGCTCCGAGACGGCGTGCATCAAAGCTACGCATGCTGATACTCAAGCTTTGACGACCTCCTTCCGTAAGCGCTGAGCGCGTTCCTTGCAGGAACCCATCAAGGAAGTCTCCAGGGCGTTCCCCTTCGATCGAAGGGATGTCATCCACATCACGCAGAACTTCGATGAACGTCACGAAGAAATTGTCGATGCCGTCACGCAGTTGCTGGACGTACGCGTGTTGGTCGGTTGATCCCTTATTTCCATAGACCGCGATGCCTTGATGCACTTCCTTGCCATCGCGATCAAGGTGTTTGCCGAGTGATTCCATCACCAGCTGTTGGAGATACCGACTGAAGACCTCGAGACGATCTCGGTAAGGGAGCACGACCATGTCGCGTTTGCCTTTGCCTTCACCAGCGGCATACCAGGCTGCTGCCATCAAAGCTGATGGATTGCGACGCACATCTGGACAGCGAGTGGCTTCGTCCATTTGGGCGGCCCCGGCCAAGAACCCACGGATATCGCAACCAATCAAGGCACCAGGAAGTAAACCCACAGCACTCGTGATGCTGGTGCGACCACCAATCCAGTCGAACATGTCGAAACGCTGGAGCCAGTTCTCTTTTTCGGCTTGCTGATCGAGCTTGCTGCCCGCCATGGTGACAACGACCGCCTGCTTTGCCCAACTGCCTCCGTGAGCTTCAAGACGATGTCTTGCCTGTTCCATGCCGAGGTGGGGCTCGGGTGTCCCCCCCGATTTGCTTACCGTGATTACCAATGTTGTACGGAGACGATCACCGAGGCCTGCAAGAACCCGGCTCATGCCATTGGGGTCCACGTTGTCGAAAAAGTGGAACGGAAGGCCTACTTGATGGTCCTGAAGAGCGCGAACCATGAGTAGAGGTCCAAGGGCACTGCCTCCGATCCCGATCCAAAGAACATCCGTAAAAGGTTGTCCGTTTGGAGCCTGAATGGATCCAGCAAGAATTGACTTGCCAAATTCATCGATGGCGTCGATTTCAGCAGAGATGCTTGCCCCAACCTGTTGATCGGGCGCTAACTGCGGCTGACGTAACCAATAGTGTCCAACCTGGCGTTGCTCATCTGCGTTTGCGATCGCACCTCCCTCTAAGTCCTCCATCGCCTTGAAAGCTTGTTCAAGTCGGGGAGTGAGCGTCTCGAGAGCAGAACTGTTGAGATGCATCCGACTGACATCGAGCCAAAGGCCGAGATCGTCGTGATACCAAAGCAAATCGCAAAAGCGTTGCCACTGGGTCTGGCTATCAATGGCGCTGAAATCCGGGAAGCTCATCTCTTGCGGAGAACCTTCGTCACCGAACCTATCCGTGATTGTCCGAGATGCCCACGAATTGGAATATCGCGGTTATTCTCTCGGCGGAAACGTTGACTGTGTTTTGTGAGTCTTTTTGGACGTCAGGTTGTTGCCATAGCGGGAGTTCTGGGCTTCATCTGTTTGTCCGTTGCTCACCTTCGCAGCACCGCGCAACTGCCATCGATCGATGCTGAGATCCAGACGCAGCCCATCCAGAGAGATCCGAGTGTCTTCAGCCCAGAAGAACTATTTCTGTTGCAGCGCCGTTTTGGTGTGCATGGGCCGCAGACTCGACTTGCTCAGTTGTTCACCCGAGGTATGGATCAATTCCAGCCTCTGCGAACCCAAACAGTCAATCGACTTCAAGCACTAAAGCCAGTCATCAAAAGGGAGTCGCGACGCTATCGGGTGAACCCGATGCTGGTGACAGCGATCTTGTTTGATGAAATCCAGCATTCAAAGCCCGGAGAGGATCTTCCATTTGTTGTGCATTCAGGTTTTGTGTCAACTCACGGCCCT
The Synechococcus sp. CC9311 DNA segment above includes these coding regions:
- a CDS encoding glucose-6-phosphate isomerase — protein: MSFPDFSAIDSQTQWQRFCDLLWYHDDLGLWLDVSRMHLNSSALETLTPRLEQAFKAMEDLEGGAIANADEQRQVGHYWLRQPQLAPDQQVGASISAEIDAIDEFGKSILAGSIQAPNGQPFTDVLWIGIGGSALGPLLMVRALQDHQVGLPFHFFDNVDPNGMSRVLAGLGDRLRTTLVITVSKSGGTPEPHLGMEQARHRLEAHGGSWAKQAVVVTMAGSKLDQQAEKENWLQRFDMFDWIGGRTSITSAVGLLPGALIGCDIRGFLAGAAQMDEATRCPDVRRNPSALMAAAWYAAGEGKGKRDMVVLPYRDRLEVFSRYLQQLVMESLGKHLDRDGKEVHQGIAVYGNKGSTDQHAYVQQLRDGIDNFFVTFIEVLRDVDDIPSIEGERPGDFLDGFLQGTRSALTEGGRQSLSISMRSFDARRLGALIALFERAVGLYGELVNVNAYHQPGVEAGKKAAAAILNLQKQVEEVLSDGVSRSAVEIQKAIGSGTDEAIFWILRHLTGNNRGYVAQGSWDHPASMRFSKG
- a CDS encoding helicase DnaB — protein: MPSIDAEIQTQPIQRDPSVFSPEELFLLQRRFGVHGPQTRLAQLFTRGMDQFQPLRTQTVNRLQALKPVIKRESRRYRVNPMLVTAILFDEIQHSKPGEDLPFVVHSGFVSTHGPAQLGISELIHQGRLPLHPSKSEIAEARNLLMNPEANVELLAAKIARLKSELGLSPDQVLIASRSYVDAKAIATLAYLHNGKLDYPRRVLRYMQDTELHGLIFSEHRPTTQLLV
- the leuS gene encoding leucine--tRNA ligase, with translation MTAFSSPSSNAASSATDRYQPLALEERWQALWKEQRLYETQDPKPGQRAFYALSMFPYPSGTLHMGHVRNYVITDVIARVQRMRGDAVLHPMGWDAFGLPAENAAIERKIEPGVWTDSNIAQMRGQLGRLGLSIDWDREVATCHSDYYRWTQWLFLELHAGGLAYQKDATVNWDPVDQTVLANEQVDADGRSWRSGALVEKRDLRQWFLRITDYADALLDDLDQLQGWPERVRTMQANWIGRSIGAEIDFQVEAHPGTSITVFTTRPDTLFGVSYLVLAPDHALVDQLTTSEERISVTAFRDLMAELSQDERTSDDQPKRGVPTGAVAINPANGKSIPIWIADYVLADYGTGAVMGVPAHDVRDFSFARQHELPVQRVIEVSGTNEHVNDGEAWAGPGTLIHSAGFSGLSNDEAKTAITNHGAENGWARAKRQYRLRDWLISRQRYWGCPIPIIHCDDCGAVPVPRDQLPVELPTGIDLKGAGGSPLARAEDWVSVTCPKCGKPARRETDTMDTFMCSSWYYLRFADPHNRDLPFNATSVNRWLPVKQYVGGIEHAILHLLYARFFTKALNDRDLLQTKEPFERLLTQGMVQGTTYRNPRTGRYISPAAVKDESNPLDPDDGGPLEVLFEKMSKSKHNGVDPAAVIDRYGADTARMFILFKAPPEKDLEWDDADVEGQFRFLQRLWRLVDSEVNHDGVSPATGESDSDIRRAVHQAIKAVSEDLSDDFQFNTAISELMKLSNSLSSGLAQASPGVRQEAMSALVRLLAPFAPHLAEEFWQRLGGEDSVHCQPWPDHDPEALVLASIEVVIQVKGKVRGSMSVAADCSKEELERLALASDVAQRWLEGKPPRRVIVVPGKLVNLVPSS